From Chryseobacterium joostei, the proteins below share one genomic window:
- a CDS encoding heme-binding domain-containing protein has translation MKTSSLMKIGTGFIVLFLIVIQFFDTDKNIATVPSENAIEKHYVVPGHVQGLLKTSCYDCHSNTTSYPWYNNIQPVKWWLADHVNSGKRHFNFDEFNSYSKEKKLKKLDEVAETIREGEMPLTSYTVVHQNAKLSDIQKSEIEQWVKEVKKQIE, from the coding sequence ATGAAAACATCATCTTTAATGAAAATAGGAACAGGTTTTATAGTTCTGTTTCTGATTGTAATTCAGTTTTTTGATACTGATAAAAATATTGCAACAGTTCCTTCGGAAAATGCGATTGAAAAACATTATGTGGTACCCGGACATGTACAGGGATTATTGAAAACGAGCTGTTATGACTGTCATTCCAACACGACGTCTTATCCGTGGTACAATAACATACAGCCTGTAAAATGGTGGCTGGCAGATCATGTGAACTCAGGAAAACGGCATTTTAATTTTGATGAATTTAACAGCTACTCAAAAGAAAAAAAATTAAAGAAACTTGATGAAGTGGCAGAAACCATCAGAGAAGGTGAAATGCCGCTTACATCTTATACTGTTGTTCATCAGAATGCAAAGTTGTCTGACATCCAAAAGTCAGAAATAGAACAATGGGTAAAAGAGGTGAAAAAACAGATTGAATAG
- a CDS encoding cation-translocating P-type ATPase, which translates to MNYNIPEDLKGLTDAEVADSRKKYGYNRLEAVKKESWADLLLNILKEPMLILLICVSFIYVLTADYGEALFMFAAIVGVTAISFYQDNRSKKALEELEKLNEPLSKVIRDSKIIDIPTFEIAVGDLCITEEGSLINADGRIVHSNDFSVNESSLTGESFSVFKDSRSEDHKVYSGTITVSGLAVFEVENIGKETKVGKIGQSILGIKTEISPLQLQIRNFVKGMAVIGVIIFLAVCIFSFVKTGDFVTSLLSGLTLAMSVLPEEIPVAFTTFMALGAWKLMREGIIIKRSSIVETLGSVSVICTDKTGTITENSMQLKHLYDFRSDRIYEEADFNTTALNDLIDYAMWSSEPVPFDPMEITLHKIYEQNRKPDHRKDYQMFHEYPLEGKPPMMTHLFENEHKNRIIAAKGAPEAIISVSDLSEEEKNKIRKLIKNFGEQGFRVLGVARSHFEGNDFPDKQQDFKFEFLGLTVFYDPPKKGIKEVFKHIYDAGIQVKVITGDNADTTRAIALQAGIESSTSPVNGSEIAECSEEELIKLSEETTLFTRMFPEAKLEVVSALKAQGHVVAMLGDGVNDGPALKAAHIGVAMGNKGTEIAKSAAALVITNDDLDKLVIGVAAGRRIYANIKKAVQYIISIHIPIILTVSLPLFLGWVFPHIFTPVHVIFLELVMGPTCSIVYENEPMEKDAMHRPPRALSDTFLNWRELMISIIQGLVITAGILWMYQHSVSLGNDESKTRSLVFSTLIFANILLSLVNRSFYYSIFESFKNRNFLLTGISALVLVLLLCILYMKPVSGFFSVSPLEAKELGMTLIVATISVLWFEVYKLMKRH; encoded by the coding sequence ATGAATTACAATATACCGGAAGACTTAAAAGGACTTACAGACGCTGAAGTAGCCGATTCAAGAAAAAAGTACGGATATAACCGCCTCGAAGCAGTTAAGAAAGAATCATGGGCAGATCTTCTTCTCAATATCCTTAAAGAACCGATGCTGATTCTTCTTATCTGTGTTTCCTTTATTTATGTGCTTACAGCAGATTATGGTGAGGCCTTATTTATGTTTGCAGCTATTGTTGGAGTTACTGCCATTTCTTTTTACCAGGATAACCGAAGCAAAAAGGCGCTGGAAGAACTTGAAAAACTGAATGAACCTTTGAGTAAAGTAATCAGGGATTCAAAGATCATAGATATTCCCACTTTTGAAATAGCAGTCGGAGACTTGTGCATTACCGAAGAAGGGAGCCTCATCAATGCAGATGGAAGAATTGTTCACAGCAACGATTTTTCTGTCAATGAGTCTTCCCTTACGGGCGAAAGTTTTTCTGTTTTCAAGGACAGCAGATCTGAAGATCATAAAGTATACAGCGGAACAATCACTGTTTCCGGGCTTGCCGTTTTTGAGGTCGAAAATATAGGAAAAGAAACCAAAGTAGGAAAAATAGGACAGTCTATATTGGGTATAAAAACAGAAATATCTCCTTTACAGCTTCAGATCCGGAATTTTGTAAAGGGGATGGCTGTTATTGGAGTCATTATTTTTCTTGCAGTATGCATTTTCAGTTTTGTTAAAACGGGAGATTTTGTGACCAGTTTACTCAGTGGACTTACCTTGGCAATGTCTGTGCTTCCTGAAGAAATTCCTGTAGCCTTCACAACATTTATGGCTTTGGGGGCCTGGAAGCTGATGCGGGAAGGAATTATTATTAAGCGAAGCAGTATTGTGGAGACCCTGGGAAGCGTTTCCGTAATTTGCACAGATAAAACAGGTACGATTACAGAAAACTCCATGCAGCTGAAACATCTTTATGATTTCCGTTCTGACAGAATTTATGAAGAAGCAGATTTCAATACAACAGCGCTCAATGACCTTATTGATTATGCGATGTGGAGTAGTGAGCCTGTACCTTTTGACCCCATGGAAATCACACTGCATAAAATCTATGAGCAGAACCGAAAGCCTGATCACAGGAAAGACTATCAAATGTTTCATGAATATCCGCTGGAAGGTAAACCACCAATGATGACCCATCTTTTTGAAAATGAACACAAAAACCGGATTATTGCTGCTAAAGGAGCTCCGGAAGCTATCATCAGTGTTTCCGATCTTTCAGAAGAAGAAAAAAACAAAATAAGAAAGTTAATAAAGAACTTCGGAGAACAGGGATTCAGGGTTCTTGGTGTTGCCAGATCTCATTTTGAAGGAAATGATTTCCCGGATAAACAGCAGGATTTTAAATTTGAATTTTTAGGATTAACTGTGTTTTATGATCCTCCTAAAAAAGGAATAAAAGAGGTATTTAAACATATCTACGATGCCGGTATTCAGGTAAAGGTTATTACCGGAGATAATGCGGATACCACCAGAGCCATTGCATTGCAGGCAGGAATAGAGAGTAGTACTTCGCCCGTTAATGGAAGTGAAATTGCAGAATGCTCAGAGGAAGAACTTATAAAGCTTTCCGAAGAGACCACTTTGTTTACAAGGATGTTTCCGGAAGCAAAGCTGGAAGTGGTTTCTGCCTTGAAAGCTCAGGGGCACGTAGTCGCAATGCTGGGTGACGGTGTGAATGACGGACCAGCTTTAAAGGCCGCTCATATTGGTGTGGCAATGGGAAATAAGGGCACTGAAATTGCCAAATCAGCAGCAGCACTGGTCATTACCAATGATGATCTGGATAAGCTCGTAATTGGGGTCGCAGCAGGAAGAAGAATTTATGCGAACATAAAAAAAGCGGTCCAGTATATTATTTCCATTCATATTCCTATTATACTCACAGTTTCTCTGCCTTTGTTTCTGGGCTGGGTATTTCCTCATATTTTCACTCCTGTGCATGTTATTTTTCTTGAACTCGTTATGGGACCCACCTGTTCCATTGTATATGAAAATGAGCCTATGGAAAAAGATGCAATGCACAGACCTCCGAGAGCGCTTTCAGATACATTTCTGAACTGGAGAGAACTTATGATAAGTATTATTCAGGGATTAGTCATTACCGCAGGAATACTATGGATGTATCAACATTCTGTTAGTCTGGGGAATGATGAATCCAAAACCAGATCTTTGGTATTTAGTACTTTGATATTTGCTAATATATTACTTAGTCTGGTAAACCGGTCTTTCTATTACAGTATTTTTGAAAGTTTTAAAAATCGTAACTTTTTATTGACGGGAATTTCCGCGTTGGTTCTTGTATTACTGCTTTGCATTCTTTATATGAAGCCGGTATCAGGATTCTTTAGTGTAAGTCCGCTTGAAGCAAAAGAATTGGGAATGACGTTGATTGTAGCTACTATTTCGGTTTTGTGGTTCGAAGTTTATAAGTTGATGAAAAGACATTGA